The Brassica napus cultivar Da-Ae chromosome C7, Da-Ae, whole genome shotgun sequence genome has a segment encoding these proteins:
- the BNAC07G42570D gene encoding uncharacterized protein BNAC07G42570D: MRNPPPPSLLSLTVNAALLNISRINDLSHLPEHIVLELFERTLKAGKLNERVLRVFMATGNEDVLATIAALKIKIDLTPIVPTRCDEKFRMNWSRR, translated from the exons ATGAGAAACCCTCCTCCTCCGTCTCTGCTCTCCCTCACCGTAAACGCCGCCTTGTTAAACATCTCACGCATCAACGATCTATCGCATCTTCCTGAACACATCGTCCTTGAACTCTTCGag AGGACATTGAAAGCTGGGAAGTTGAATGAGAGAGTTCTGAGAGTCTTTATGGCAACTGGAAACGAAGATGTTCTTGCTACCATCGCTGCTCTGAAGATTAAAATCGACCTTACTCCCATTGTTCCTACTC GATGTGATGAGAAATTTAGAATGAACTGGAGTAGACGCTAG